A portion of the Flavobacterium magnum genome contains these proteins:
- a CDS encoding NAD(P)H-dependent flavin oxidoreductase has product MNKITSLFEIKYPIIQGGMIWNSGYKLAAAVSNSGGLGLIGAGSMYPDVLREHIRKCKAATAKPFGVNVPMLYPNIEEIMDILVAEGVRIVFTSAGNPKTWTAFLKEKGITVAHVVSSSKFALKAQEAGVDAVVAEGFEAGGHNGREETTTFTLIPMVKEKISIPLIAAGGIATGRGMLAAMVLGADGVQMGSRFAASAESSAHEAFKRLVVGLEEGETHVTLKELAPVRLIKNKFYHDVQELYTSAPTKEALIELLGRARAKRGMFEGDLVEGELEIGQVSGLIRDIKPVCEIIEDIIRDFEQAVKQQYHF; this is encoded by the coding sequence ATGAATAAGATTACAAGCCTTTTTGAAATCAAGTACCCCATAATCCAGGGCGGCATGATTTGGAACAGCGGCTATAAACTGGCAGCAGCGGTAAGCAATTCGGGTGGATTGGGGCTGATCGGCGCCGGATCGATGTATCCCGACGTATTGCGGGAGCACATCCGTAAGTGCAAGGCGGCAACGGCAAAACCGTTTGGTGTAAATGTCCCGATGCTGTATCCCAATATCGAGGAAATCATGGACATTTTGGTTGCGGAGGGCGTCAGGATTGTCTTCACCTCGGCAGGAAACCCCAAAACCTGGACCGCCTTCCTGAAGGAAAAGGGCATCACTGTGGCACACGTCGTCAGCAGCTCGAAATTTGCACTCAAGGCGCAGGAGGCCGGCGTCGATGCCGTAGTGGCAGAGGGCTTCGAAGCCGGAGGACATAACGGACGCGAGGAAACCACGACGTTCACCCTGATCCCGATGGTGAAAGAAAAAATCAGCATTCCTTTAATTGCCGCAGGCGGTATTGCAACCGGACGGGGCATGCTCGCTGCCATGGTACTCGGTGCAGATGGCGTACAGATGGGAAGCCGTTTTGCAGCATCGGCAGAGAGTTCCGCGCACGAGGCGTTTAAGCGGCTGGTGGTCGGACTCGAAGAAGGGGAGACCCACGTAACGCTTAAGGAACTGGCGCCCGTGCGGTTGATCAAGAATAAATTTTATCACGACGTACAGGAACTATACACGAGCGCGCCGACCAAAGAAGCGTTGATTGAATTGCTGGGCCGCGCACGCGCAAAACGCGGCATGTTTGAAGGGGATCTGGTGGAAGGGGAACTCGAAATCGGGCAGGTTTCCGGCCTGATCAGGGACATCAAACCCGTCTGTGAGATCATTGAGGACATCATTCGTGACTTTGAGCAGGCGGTAAAACAGCAGTACCATTTTTAA